The genomic interval GAAATCAGCTCCTATCTGGTAGGGGCTATCGATAGCCAGATCGATACGGATGATTTGGGTGGTTTTGAACTGTGAACGATAAAGGATGCCAATGACTCAGGCTAAAGCCCGGTACGCAGAATACGATTTCGAACCCGAGGGCCAAGATACAGATTTTGAACTGGACGGTGCCGGCTCTGATGAAGAGTTTGCACTTGAGGCAGAAGTAGTTGAAACCGACAGCTTCAAAGCCCGACAGTTTGAAATATATTTGCCGCTGCAGAACCCGGAACAACCGGAAGCAAATCCTCAGCTGGAATTTGAAATACCGCGGCCGGTTCATTGGGTCGAAGTCTCGGGACAACCGCAAAAAGTAAAATTCCAATACGCCAGCACCTTGCTGGAATCCCTCGAAGCCCAGGGGGTTCAGGTTCCCTATCAATGTCGGGATGGATATTGCGGCAGTTGCCGGACCACGCTGCTGGCTGGTGAAGTGGCCTACCTTCAGGAACCCATGGCTTGGTTGAATGACGGTGAAGTACTGCCATGCTGCTGCGTCCCAAAATCCAACCTCTCCCTAAAAATTGGGTGAGGCCCGTCTAGCAGCGAGCATGTCTCGCTGAGGGCCGAACGCCCGGCCACGGAAGGCCGGGCTGGAATACACCACCATGGATGGTTTATCCAAGAACATCACCCCGTCTAGCAGCGAGCATGCCTCGCTGAGGGCCGAGCGCCCGGCCATGGGTGAAGCGGGGTCAAACAAAGCGCAGCTTTGTTCCGCTGAACGCGAAGGCATGGATGCCGAAGCTGGACAGACAGTTGTACAGGTATGTACAGCGCCTCTGGCCGGGCTGGAATACACCACCATGGATGGTTTATCCAAGAACCTCACCCCGTCTAGCAGCGAGCATGCCTCGCTGCACTTATCAGTTATCCAGCATTTCTTCCGGTACGTTGATAACGATTTGCCCGTGTGCATCAATTTCATGAGCGATTGCAGTCAGGTGTTCTCCCTGACACGGACCGGAAATACATAATCCGGTTTCGATTTCGAACAGAGCACCGTGTCCTGAACACTGAATAAAAGCCGCATCCATATCCAGAAACTGATCTTCCTGCCATTCGAGATTGATGTTCAGGTGTGGGCAATCGTTTTTATAGACGTACAGCAGCCCATCACGACGAACGGCAAATACCTGTAGATGCGGCAGTTCATAACCTTTCGATTGGTTTTCTTCAATGTCGTGTTCAGGACCCAGGGTAAATGTTTTGGTCATATGGGAAGTCCTCGGGGTTATACCGGAATAATGTTGGGGATCGAAAAAACCGGATGCGTTTGTATACACACATCCAGGCCGAAATATTGTTTGATATTGGTTTTGGTAAACACTTCAGCAGGGGTACCGCTGACGGCGACCTGCCCCTGATCCATTACCATTACCCGATCCCCATAACGGGCGGCAAGGTTGAGATCGTGGACGACAAAGATGATGGCCAGTTGCTGTGCTTTGAAAGCCTGTATGGCCTGAAAAACTGAGTGCTGGTGTATCAGGTCAAGGCCGTTGGTCGGTTCGTCGAGTACCAGCAGACGGAAGCCATCCAATGGTTCCCAGATCTGCGCCAGCACTCTTGCCAACTGGCTGCGCTGTAATTCGCCACCGGACATATGCGTAACCAGATCATAACGGAACTGATACACGTCTGTCAGGGTCATGGCAGCATCGATAATTTCCTGATCACGTTGTTGGCCGGTACTGTGTGGGTAACGTCCCATGGCGACCAGTTCTTCGCAGGTAAAGTTGAAATTGATCTGGGAATGTTGCGGAAGGAAGGCCATTTTCCGCGCCAGTGTTTGTCTTGGCCATAAATGCCTTGGACGCTGTTCCAGTCGAATGGCATTGGACTGAGGTAACAGTTCGCCAGTAATGGCTTTCAGTAATGTACTTTTGCCACTGCCATTGTTGCCGACCAGTGCAAGAGATTGTCCGGCCTCCAGTTGCAGCGATACCTGTTTGAGTATGTGTTTGCCCTGAACCTCATAGCTAATGTTTTCCACCTGCAGGCTCATACTGTCAGCCTCCGGTTTTTGATCAGCAGAAAAATAAAAAATGGTCCGCCGATGCAGGCCGTAATGATGCCGACCGGTATTTCAGCCGGTGCAATGATCACCCGTGCCAGACAATCCGCCAGTACCAGCAACGCAGCTCCGGTAAGAGCCGTCAGTGGAAACAGATGTTGATGTTGGGGGCCGAACATCATGCGGTTGATATGGGGGATCACCAGTCCGATGAAGCCAATGTTACCGGTAAAGCCAACAGCACTGGCAATGGCCAGAGACGATAAAACGATAATCACCCGGCGGGTTCTTTGAATATTAAACCCCATATGTCTGGCTTCTGAGTCACCCAGTAACATCACATTCAACGCCTTGGCAGACAGTATCAGTGCGGGTAATACCATGGCCAGGGTGAGTCCGGTGACGAGTACGCGTGGCCACGACGCGGCAGACAACGTACCTAATGCCCAGAAGGTCAATGACCGCAGCTGATGATCTGTTGCCAGATAGGCGCTTAAACTGATGCCGGCGCCGGCGATCAAATTGACCGCGATACCGGCCAGGATCAGATTGGCGGAACTGCCGGATTGCTGTCCTTGTATCAGTAAAACCATCAGCATGGCAATCAAAGCACCGGTACAGGCAATCAGCGGAATGACAAATGTTCCCAGCCATTGTCCAAGCGTAGTAATCAGGCTCGGAAACATGATTAGCATGATCATCGTCACCAGTGAGGCCCCGCTGGTCACTCCGAGAATGCTGGGTTCAGCCAGAGGGTTGCGAAACAGGCCCTGAATGGCGGTACCCGATATACCCAGCAACGCACCGATGATTGCAGCCAGACAGACTCTGGGCAGGCGCACCTGCAGGATAATCACGCGGATATCATCAGATACCGGATTGGAGGAAAACAATGTCTGTAAGACTTCACCCAGTGCAATGCCTGAGCTGCCGATAGTGAGCGCAAAGCCCATCAATACCATCAGCAATACCAATAACAGGACATGATGCCAAAGTTGGGCGCGGCGTGGTTTCATAGGGTTTCGGTGTTGTTCTGCTTCAGGTTTTCTGATTGGGTCCGGAGTAATTGATCATAATGATCACTGAGACTGTCGAGCTGCCAGACTTCCAGTCGTTCTCCATCGGGCATGGTCAGGTCACGATAAATGTGCGCATTCACCAGAGTACTGGTCCTGGAGTACTGAAAAATATTTTCGGCGATTAAGATCGCATTGGAGCGGTTATGCAAATGCATCAGTTGTAATTGGTTCACTGCCTGACCGCACACCTGAACGGCCGGTGGCAGGTCGCTGCTGTTATTGACCCAGAGCGTTCCAGTGGTCACTGAGATGGAGTACGGAGTCATCGAACTGCAGACATGGTGCAGTACTGTCGCGGCGCATAGGACATTAACAACCGCCTGATCCGGCTCATCTTCCAGACCGAATACCAGGCAGTTACGGTCCTGGGTGATTTCGCCGTTGTATAGACTGGCAACCTGATGCAGATAATGGTTTTGCTGCTCCAGCCAGTTGTGAACCTGGCGGCTGTCTGACTGATCGCTCAGTTCGGTGGGGGTCAGGTACAGTAAAAACAAGTTGCTTTGGTAACCAGCTCTGGGGACCACATTCACTTTGTCGAGACAATGATGAATCCGGGCTGAGCTGTAATGGTTATGAAAACAGCCGGCCAGCGACATGGCCGGACGCAGCTGTTGATCCAGGATATCGTTCCACTGACGCAGGTTGTGACTGTCGGTAGCGAAAAAATCATGCATGTGCTGATTAAAAACCCTCACTTGTTCACGTTCATCCATCGTCAGATAAATACAGAAAGCCAGCCACAGTGCAATTCCCAGGGCCCAGACGACCAATAGCCATAACCAGATGGTGTGATGATTGGTGGGCATTTCAATGGTCAGCAGAATATCGCCGATCACCGCGTTTTCAAAAATAACCGACTGGCGAAAATCGACGCCGTGACCTTCGTTTTGTTTCAGTTCCGTGAGCACATTGCCACTGGCATCCCGGAACGCTGCGTAATTAATTCCCGATTCAGCCAACAGGCTTTTCAGCATCAGATTCAGACTGATCACATTATTGGTTTGCAGAAATGGACTGGCATGTTCGGCGGTTTGCCGTAACAGCAGTTGAGCATTCTGTTGAAAAGCCTGTCGGGCGAGACTGTTGTGCCAACTGAGGCTGCCCCAAAACATGATGCCGGAGATAAAAAGAACGGAAAATAATCCGCTGAGAAAAAGCTTGGACCTGACAGTTTGTTCCACAAGTGTACGGCGATGAGATTGAAGCACTTATTTGATATCCATTGGGGTTTCAGGCAGGTACTTTCCGACAGCCACCATAACGGCACTGCCTTTTTTAAACTACCACGTTACAATAGCGGTTTATGTTAACGTCTTTTACCGGTCAAGACACCATGCAATGACCTGATCTGCTGAGACCCAGTGGGCGTTTCAGTGAGCTTTTGCGAGGTGTTTTATGCCAGATGATGACAGCCTTTTCACCACTCTTAACCTGCTTAGAGGATATGCGATGAGTGACACCTTGACTCAATTGGAAGAACAATTAAAAACCATTCAATCCGGACTGTTCAGAATGGGGCCAGAGCGCATCCGGGCGCTGTCGACTCATGAGACTGACGACTTGATCGTAAAACTTGAAAAAACCACCGTTGATGCGTTGAACAACGTGGCCAAGCTGAAAGGCTGATCATTTATCCGTAAAAGCTTCCGAGGGTGATATTGCCAAACCAGTATCACCGGAATCGGGAGCTTTTGTTTTATTCACCGAAGGAGTCGATCACTTGAACGAAGTCGTTCTGATGACCGTCACCGGTCCTGATCGTCAGGGAGTCACAACTGCTCTGACCACTATTCTTGCCCGTGCCGGTATTAACGTCCTGGATATCGGCCAGTCCGTCATTCATAACAATCTGTCCCTTGGGCTGCTGGTGCAACTTCCAACCGGCGAGCAGGCGTCACAGGCCATGCTGGATATCCTCTACAAAGGCCATGAACTTGGCATGACTGTGACCTTCAAGCCGGTGTCAGCAGAAAGCTACGATCACTGGGTGGCCGAGCAGGGAAAACAGCGACACATTGTTACCTTGCTGGCGCGCCGGATCAGTGCCGCGCACATTGCCAAAGTGACCGCTATCGTCGCCGAGCAGGGTTTGAACATCGATGACATTACCCGTCTGAGCGGCCGCTTACCGCTGGATTCCAAAGTAAGCGATACCGATAAGGCCAGTGTGCAGTTTTCCATTCGCGGTACCCCGATTAATACTGAACAAATGCGCCAGGCATTTCTGGTGGCGGCTAACGAACTGGATGTGGATATCGCCTTTCAAAAGGACGATGTTTATCGTCGCAACCGTCGGTTGGTAGCATTCGATATGGACTCCACCCTGATCGAAACCGAAGTGATCGACGAGCTGGCGCGGGAAGCTGGTGTGGGTGAACAGGTTGCCGAAATTACCGAACTGGCGATGCAGGGACAGCTGGACTTCAAAGAAAGTTTCGTGCGCCGGATGGCATTGCTTAAAGGGCTGGATGAGTCTGTCCTGGCGGGTATTGCCGAACGCCTGCCGATTACTGAAGGAGCTGAACGGCTTATTCAGAACCTTAAATCACTGGGCTATAAAACCGCCATCTTATCTGGTGGTTTCAATTATTTTGGCCGTTATTTGCAGAAAAAACTTGGAATAGACTATGTTTATGCCAATGAGCTTGAAATTGTCGATGGCAAAGTGACTGGCAACGTTGTTGGTACGATCGTCGATGGCCAACGCAAAGCTGAATTATTACGCGAACTGGTTGCGCGGGAAGGTATTCATTTAGAACAGGCCATTGCCGTAGGCGACGGTGCCAATGATCTGCCCATGTTAAACATTGCCGGGTTGGGGATTGCATTTAGAGCCAAAAATATTGTCAAGGAAAACGCCAAGCAATCGCTGTCGACGCTTGGTCTGGACGGCATACTGTATTTGCTCGGTTTCAGGGATCGCGACGTATTACATTAATCGGAGCGTAACTGTGGAAAACATGTTCGATGGAAAGGTCAGAGTGGGTATTAGCAGCTGTCTGCTGGGACAAGAGGTTCGCTTTAATGGCGGCCATAAACGCGACACCTTTGTGACCAATGAACTTAGCCGTTATTTTGACTATCAGCCATTCTGCCCGGAGGTGGAAGCCGGTCTCGGCATCCCTCGTCAAGTAATTCGGTTGATTCAGACTGACCGTGGCGATCGGGCCGTCAACAGTGGTGACTACAGCTTAGATCACACTGACGTGCTGACAGGGCTGGCTGATGAGCTCCTCCCCTCATTACAGGGTTTGTGCGGTTATATCTTCATGCAGAAGAGTCCAAGTTGCGGGGTTTTCCGGGTCAAAAGCTATCATCAGCAGAGTGGTATCCCCGATCCTAAAGGCCAAGGGGTATTCGCTGCCAGGGTGCAGCAACTTTTGCCCTGGTTACCGATTGAGGAAGCGGGCCGACTACATGACAGCCACTTGGGTGAAAATTTTCTGACCAGAGTATTCACTCTGTCGGACTGGCGAAAAAATGTTCAGGCTGTGCCATCCATTGCCAGGTTGATGGAGTTTCAGTCTCGTAACAAATACCTGCTGATGGCGCACAACCCGGAACTGGCCAAGCAGTTGGGCGCAGAACTGGCGGCGGTAA from Gynuella sunshinyii YC6258 carries:
- the yfaE gene encoding class I ribonucleotide reductase maintenance protein YfaE produces the protein MTQAKARYAEYDFEPEGQDTDFELDGAGSDEEFALEAEVVETDSFKARQFEIYLPLQNPEQPEANPQLEFEIPRPVHWVEVSGQPQKVKFQYASTLLESLEAQGVQVPYQCRDGYCGSCRTTLLAGEVAYLQEPMAWLNDGEVLPCCCVPKSNLSLKIG
- a CDS encoding Rieske (2Fe-2S) protein; amino-acid sequence: MTKTFTLGPEHDIEENQSKGYELPHLQVFAVRRDGLLYVYKNDCPHLNINLEWQEDQFLDMDAAFIQCSGHGALFEIETGLCISGPCQGEHLTAIAHEIDAHGQIVINVPEEMLDN
- a CDS encoding FecCD family ABC transporter permease gives rise to the protein MKPRRAQLWHHVLLLVLLMVLMGFALTIGSSGIALGEVLQTLFSSNPVSDDIRVIILQVRLPRVCLAAIIGALLGISGTAIQGLFRNPLAEPSILGVTSGASLVTMIMLIMFPSLITTLGQWLGTFVIPLIACTGALIAMLMVLLIQGQQSGSSANLILAGIAVNLIAGAGISLSAYLATDHQLRSLTFWALGTLSAASWPRVLVTGLTLAMVLPALILSAKALNVMLLGDSEARHMGFNIQRTRRVIIVLSSLAIASAVGFTGNIGFIGLVIPHINRMMFGPQHQHLFPLTALTGAALLVLADCLARVIIAPAEIPVGIITACIGGPFFIFLLIKNRRLTV
- the serB gene encoding phosphoserine phosphatase SerB, translating into MNEVVLMTVTGPDRQGVTTALTTILARAGINVLDIGQSVIHNNLSLGLLVQLPTGEQASQAMLDILYKGHELGMTVTFKPVSAESYDHWVAEQGKQRHIVTLLARRISAAHIAKVTAIVAEQGLNIDDITRLSGRLPLDSKVSDTDKASVQFSIRGTPINTEQMRQAFLVAANELDVDIAFQKDDVYRRNRRLVAFDMDSTLIETEVIDELAREAGVGEQVAEITELAMQGQLDFKESFVRRMALLKGLDESVLAGIAERLPITEGAERLIQNLKSLGYKTAILSGGFNYFGRYLQKKLGIDYVYANELEIVDGKVTGNVVGTIVDGQRKAELLRELVAREGIHLEQAIAVGDGANDLPMLNIAGLGIAFRAKNIVKENAKQSLSTLGLDGILYLLGFRDRDVLH
- a CDS encoding YbgA family protein: MFDGKVRVGISSCLLGQEVRFNGGHKRDTFVTNELSRYFDYQPFCPEVEAGLGIPRQVIRLIQTDRGDRAVNSGDYSLDHTDVLTGLADELLPSLQGLCGYIFMQKSPSCGVFRVKSYHQQSGIPDPKGQGVFAARVQQLLPWLPIEEAGRLHDSHLGENFLTRVFTLSDWRKNVQAVPSIARLMEFQSRNKYLLMAHNPELAKQLGAELAAVKRDELEAFLPRYRQLLMQILARPASRGQKINALEHVKGYLKNHLSAKEKRLLQQIIEDYRNDQIPFVVPLTMIHHLINVHLSDHTYLQQQSFLEPVPKELGFTNRT
- a CDS encoding heme ABC transporter ATP-binding protein; translated protein: MSLQVENISYEVQGKHILKQVSLQLEAGQSLALVGNNGSGKSTLLKAITGELLPQSNAIRLEQRPRHLWPRQTLARKMAFLPQHSQINFNFTCEELVAMGRYPHSTGQQRDQEIIDAAMTLTDVYQFRYDLVTHMSGGELQRSQLARVLAQIWEPLDGFRLLVLDEPTNGLDLIHQHSVFQAIQAFKAQQLAIIFVVHDLNLAARYGDRVMVMDQGQVAVSGTPAEVFTKTNIKQYFGLDVCIQTHPVFSIPNIIPV